The bacterium BMS3Abin08 DNA segment TGTCTGTAGTTACCAATGTAGCTGCCGGCATGTCCGGCAAAAAGCTCACAACCACCGAGGTGCTCACTACAATGAAAAGAAGTACTGGAAGGCTTAAGAAGGTCCTTTCCCTGGCCATAACAACCATGCCCGATAAGAGAGGCTGTGCCTGCAAGGATGCCCTCAAGGATGCAAGGCTGTAGTAGTGGAAAAGATACTTATTATAGAAGACAAGAAGTCTATGGCTGAAATGCTGAAGGCCACACTTTCCGCCGAGGGTTTTGAGTGCGATCTTGCCCGCAATGGGGATGATGGTATCAGGATGATTCAGCGTCGGTCCTTTGACCTCGTGATAACAGACCTTAAATTGCCCGGAAAGGATGGGTTGTCGGTACTCAGGGAGGCAAGGATAACGGACCCCATGCTCCCGGTGATCATAATGACCGCCTATGGAACAATAGAGATAGCGGTAGAGGCAATCAAGGGGGGTGCTCATGATTTTATAACAAAGCCCTTTGATACCGATCATCTTATTCTGATGATCAAGAGGGCGCTTGAAACAAGAAGGCTTTACAGGGAGAATATCCTCCTCAAGGAAGAGATGTCAGGGAAAACAGGTATGCCCCGAATCATAGGTAAGAGCAGGAGTATTATGGATGTAGTGGAAAAGGTCCGGAAGGTGGCTTGCACAAAAAGTACAGTCCTGCTGATAGGGGAAAGCGGGACAGGAAAGGAACTCTTTGCAAGGGCCATTCATAACCTGAGCCCAAGAGGGAAAGGGATGTTTGTTCCGGTTAACTGTGCGGCAATTCCACATGAACTCATCGAGAGTGATCTCTTCGGACACGAGAGAGGGGCATTTACCGGCGCCGACTCAATGAAGATCGGTAAGTTTGAACTTGCCGATGATGGAACAATCTTCCTTGATGAGATCGGTGAACTCGCTATGTCACTTCAGGCAAAGCTGCTCAGAGTACTGCAGGATCAGATTGTCGAGCGTGTTGGCGGGACAAGGTCCGTTCAGGTGGATGTCAGGGTTATTGCAGCCAGTAACAAGAACCTTGCAGAAGAGGTGAGAGAGGGCAGGTTCAGAGAGGATCTTTACTATAGGTTGAATGTGTTTCCCATCGTTATTCCTCCTTTACGTGATCGCAGGGAGGATATTCCGATGCTTGCCGAGTATTTTATCAGGAGGTTTGCTGTAGAGATGAAAAAGGATGTAAGCAGTATCAGCAAAGAATCTTCGAGGATGCTTCAGAAGTATGACTGGAAAGGTAATGTCAGGGAACTTGAAAACACGATAGAGAGGGCTATTATTCTCACGGATGGGAAGGAGTTGAAGCCGGAACATATTGTGCTTGCTCCGGTTGGAAGAGAGGATGATTCCATGGTGTCATACCCTGAGGGAACCCTGGAGGAGACCGCAAAGTGGGCTCTGCGGATAGCAGAGACGAGGAGGATCAAACAGGTCCTTGAGGATACACGCTGGAACAAAACAAAGGCTGCCGAGATCCTGAAGGTAAGTTATAAGACACTGCTTACAAAGATAAAGGAATATAATATCGAATAGGTTTCTCGGCCTTTAAGGGTATGGGGTATAAGAACAGGCAGCCCATCATGTCTGCTGTAACAGCCCTGTTGGTTTGTTTATTTGGAGTCTCTGTGTAAATAACAGTTATTCGTCATTCCCGCAAACGAAGCGAGTCGGGAATCCTTTTTAAAGAACGATTCCGGACAAGCCGGAATGACGGAAAAACGACAGTTGTTCGATTTTATACACAGACATAAGTAGTGTCTGTGTGTAAAATGCCATTTTTTATTTTTGTCATGTCCCGAAAGCATTCGGGACATCCAGAACTTATTGAAAAGACTGGATTCCGGCTTAAGGACTGCCGGAATGACAGATAGAGAGACTGACTTTATACACAGACTCTATTTAATGGCTGGACGTTTGTGTTGACAGTTTCTTGTTGTATCCGTTAAAATGGTATTGATAATGATTATCAATTATAATAACAGGACTACTTGATCCCTCCGGATTTGAGTTTAATTTGCAGGAGTTTCTATGGAATGTCATTCAAGAGAGAGCGTTGTACCAGGTGCTGAGCGCATAGTCCTTGTTGGGACCCCCAATGTGGGTAAAAGCGTGATTTTCGGTCTGCTGACGGGGAAGTATGCAGCTGTCTCCAACTACCCCGGCACTACAGTGGAGATATCACAGGGTAACATAAATTATGAAGGGACCAGGTATCTTGTGATTGATACTCCCGGAGTGAACAGCCTGATGCCCATGAGTGAGGATGAACGGGTCACAAGGGATATTCTCCTTCAGGAAAGGCCTTTTAGCGTTATTCAGGTTGCCGATTCAAAAAATCTCAAAAGGGCTCTGTTGATCACTTTGCAACTTGCCGAAATGGAGCTTCCCGTGGTGCTTGATCTCAACATGGAAGACGAGGCCCGTGACAGGGGGCTTCGGATTGATAAAGAGGGCCTCGGGGAATTGTTATGTGTGGCTGTCGTCGGTACCGTTGCACCAAGAAGGAAGGGTTTCAGGGAATTAAAGGAAACCATCCTTCACCCAAGGATTCCTGTTCTTAGAATAAAGTATAACGAGACTATAGAGGAATACCTGGAGAGGATTGAACGGATCATTCCTGATGCACCCATGTCCAGGAGATCCATTGCCTTGATGTTACTTTCCGGTGATGAGAGCCTGCGTGAATGGCTAAAGAATAATCTGAGTGATGAGAGTATTGACGAGATAGAACGACTCAGGGATGAATGCCAGTCAAAGTTCAACAGGCCTATTATGCAGGTAATTCACGAATCAAGGATCAGAGCCATCGACGATGTTATGGATAAAGTGCTTACCAAATATGAATCCGGACGTAGCAGGATTTCTCCATTTCTTGAAAGTGTAACCATGCACCCGGTATGGGGAATACCGGTGCTTATTATCGTCCTCCTTGCCTTTTATGAATTCGTCGGTGTTTTTGGTGCAGGGACATTGGTTGATTTTTTTGAAAAGTTTATATTCGGAAGATACATCAACCCGATGGTGACCAAGGTGGTGGATGTTATCCTGCCGTTTCGTTTTTTCCGTGATATGCTGGTCGGTGAATATGGGATTGTTACTGTGGCCCTTACATACTCAATAGCTATTATACTCCCCATTACCACCACGTTCTTCATAGCCTTTTCAATCCTGGAAGACAGCGGATATCTTCCCAGGCTGGCCGTAATGAGCAACAAGGTCTTTAACATGATAGGTCTTAACGGGAAGGCTATACTCCCGATGATCCTCGGCCTTGGCTGTGGTACAATGGCCGTGATGACGACAAGGATTCTTGAGACGAAGCGTGACCGTATAATTGCAACTTTCCTCCTTGCACTTGCAATCCCCTGTTCCGCCCAGATCGGGGTGATACTTGGAATGCTTGGAGCTCTCTCCTTTAAAGGGATGGGGATATGGATTGCTACTATCATTACAGTCCTGTTTGTATCGGGTTTCCTTGCATCAAAGGTTGTGCCTGGAGATAAGACGGAGTTCTTTATGGAAATTCCTCCTATGAGATTGCCCAAGTTATCCAATGTAATGATCAAAACGGTCGGAAGAATAGAATGGTATCTAAAGGAGGCTGTTCCCCTTTTTATTATAGGGACCCTTGTTCTCTTCTTTCTTAGTGAACTTCATCTTCTTGCAGTCCTTGAGAGAATGGCCTCTCCCCTTGTGAAGGGGTTCCTTGGTCTTCCGGAGAAGACAACCGGGTTCTTTATCCTTGGATTTTTAAGGCGCGACTACGGCGCTGCAGGGCTGTTCAGTATGGCCGAGGCCGGCGAACTTGACCATCTACAGTCCCTGATAAGCCTGGTGACTATAACGCTCTTCATCCCCTGTCTTGCAAACTTCTTTATGATCGTTAAGGAGCGGGGAATGAAGGTGGCGGTAGCCGTCAGCCTTATAGTCTTTTTTCTTGCATTCTTAGTGGGAGGTGTAATGAACCTGATGCTCAGGAATTTAGGAGTGGTGTTATGACGAGGGGATGTTTTTCAGCGGTCTGCAATTGCCGGGCATGTAGATTCTTTTGTATAAAGGGAGGGCTTTATGGAATACCTGAGGCTTACCATAAGAAATGAAAGTGAAACACTCAGAAAGACCATAGATGTATTGAAGGAGGGTAAAATAGCTGCCTTTCCAACCGAGACTTTTTATGCCCTTGGGGCAATCTATGACAATGATGATGCACTGAAAAGATTATATGAGTTAAAAAGACGGCCCTTTGAGAAGGCCATCCCGATTATTGTCGGATATAAAACCCAGATTTCTTCACTTGCCGGGAGCGTGCCCAAAGAGGCAGAAGAACTGATGGACAGGTACTGGCCCGGACCGCTTACTATTGTTCTTGATGCTCAGGAAGGACTGAATACCTATCTTACCGCAGGTACGGGAAAGATTGCCGTGAGGGTCCCCGGGGAATCCTTTGCCCTTAATCTTGCAAGACTGGCCGGCTTTCCGATAACCGCAACGAGTGCCAATCCCTCCGGTGTTCCTCCGGCTGTTGATGCACAGGACGTCCTTAAGTTTTTTGGTGAGACAATAGACCTCATCGTTGACGGGGGACATACCTTTGGCATCGAGCCATCGACAATTGTTGAGATTGTTAAAGGTGAGGTAAAGACGTTAAGAAAGGGGAGAATAGGAAAGGTTACTTTAGGTTAACGGCGTCATCCTCCCCATTTAAGACCTCCCTCACGATAGACATCAGTTTTGAACTCTGGAAAGGTTTTTTCAGGAATCCTTCAACCTCTATGTCACCGAGATTCTGAGAGAAACCGGTTGTTGCAATAATTTTAATATTGGGGTTTAACTCCCTGATACTCTCAATCAGTTGAATCCCGTCCATCTCCGGCATAACAATATCCGCAATTACAAGGGATACCTTTTTACTGTTTGTCCTGAAATAATTGAGACCTTGAAGCGGGTTGTCAAACGCCTTCACACTGAACCCGTTTCTTAGGAGGGTTTCTTTTATCAGATCTAAGACGGTAAACTCATCATCAACGACCAGTATCTCCCCAACTGATTTACCGTTATCAATCAGATCGGATCTGGAACCCGGGGTCCGGGCTTCAGCAACGGGTAGGTAAATATCAAAGGTTGTACCAACTCCTATCTCACTGTCGACGGTGATGTAACCACCGTGCTCCTTTACTATGCCGTATACCATGGCAAGACCAAGGCCGGTTCCCTTGCCGACACCCTGAGTGGTGAAGAAGGGCTCAAAAATACGTTCCCTATGTTCTTCCGGAATTCCCTTTCCTGTATCACTTACACTGAGCTTAACATACTGTCCCTTCCTGATGTCTGCAGGAAGGCTGAAGCCCTCCGAGCTTAGTTCAACCGTTGAGGTGCTTATCGTGATCTCCCCATTTCCGG contains these protein-coding regions:
- the zraR_15 gene encoding transcriptional regulatory protein ZraR is translated as MEKILIIEDKKSMAEMLKATLSAEGFECDLARNGDDGIRMIQRRSFDLVITDLKLPGKDGLSVLREARITDPMLPVIIMTAYGTIEIAVEAIKGGAHDFITKPFDTDHLILMIKRALETRRLYRENILLKEEMSGKTGMPRIIGKSRSIMDVVEKVRKVACTKSTVLLIGESGTGKELFARAIHNLSPRGKGMFVPVNCAAIPHELIESDLFGHERGAFTGADSMKIGKFELADDGTIFLDEIGELAMSLQAKLLRVLQDQIVERVGGTRSVQVDVRVIAASNKNLAEEVREGRFREDLYYRLNVFPIVIPPLRDRREDIPMLAEYFIRRFAVEMKKDVSSISKESSRMLQKYDWKGNVRELENTIERAIILTDGKELKPEHIVLAPVGREDDSMVSYPEGTLEETAKWALRIAETRRIKQVLEDTRWNKTKAAEILKVSYKTLLTKIKEYNIE
- the feoB gene encoding ferrous iron transport protein B; this encodes MECHSRESVVPGAERIVLVGTPNVGKSVIFGLLTGKYAAVSNYPGTTVEISQGNINYEGTRYLVIDTPGVNSLMPMSEDERVTRDILLQERPFSVIQVADSKNLKRALLITLQLAEMELPVVLDLNMEDEARDRGLRIDKEGLGELLCVAVVGTVAPRRKGFRELKETILHPRIPVLRIKYNETIEEYLERIERIIPDAPMSRRSIALMLLSGDESLREWLKNNLSDESIDEIERLRDECQSKFNRPIMQVIHESRIRAIDDVMDKVLTKYESGRSRISPFLESVTMHPVWGIPVLIIVLLAFYEFVGVFGAGTLVDFFEKFIFGRYINPMVTKVVDVILPFRFFRDMLVGEYGIVTVALTYSIAIILPITTTFFIAFSILEDSGYLPRLAVMSNKVFNMIGLNGKAILPMILGLGCGTMAVMTTRILETKRDRIIATFLLALAIPCSAQIGVILGMLGALSFKGMGIWIATIITVLFVSGFLASKVVPGDKTEFFMEIPPMRLPKLSNVMIKTVGRIEWYLKEAVPLFIIGTLVLFFLSELHLLAVLERMASPLVKGFLGLPEKTTGFFILGFLRRDYGAAGLFSMAEAGELDHLQSLISLVTITLFIPCLANFFMIVKERGMKVAVAVSLIVFFLAFLVGGVMNLMLRNLGVVL
- the ywlC gene encoding threonylcarbamoyl-AMP synthase; its protein translation is MEYLRLTIRNESETLRKTIDVLKEGKIAAFPTETFYALGAIYDNDDALKRLYELKRRPFEKAIPIIVGYKTQISSLAGSVPKEAEELMDRYWPGPLTIVLDAQEGLNTYLTAGTGKIAVRVPGESFALNLARLAGFPITATSANPSGVPPAVDAQDVLKFFGETIDLIVDGGHTFGIEPSTIVEIVKGEVKTLRKGRIGKVTLG